From Gammaproteobacteria bacterium, a single genomic window includes:
- a CDS encoding TIGR00645 family protein yields the protein MQIFSRLIFWSRWLQAPLYLGLIMAQGVYVYHFFIELFHLVAGAASLTESEIMLIVLALIDVVMIANLLIMVIIGGYETFVSRLNLEEHPDHPQWLSHVNATTMKIKLSMALIGISSIHLLQTFINAEKMAYETIMWQVVIHITFLLSAIAIAYTDHIMTRTMIESGNATH from the coding sequence ATGCAAATATTTTCCCGACTCATCTTCTGGAGTCGCTGGTTACAAGCCCCTCTCTATCTTGGTCTCATCATGGCTCAGGGGGTTTACGTCTATCACTTCTTTATTGAACTCTTTCATCTGGTAGCTGGTGCTGCAAGCCTGACCGAATCAGAGATTATGCTCATCGTGCTGGCATTGATTGATGTCGTGATGATCGCTAATTTGTTAATTATGGTCATCATCGGTGGTTATGAAACCTTTGTCTCCCGGCTCAACCTGGAGGAACACCCGGATCACCCACAATGGCTTTCACATGTAAATGCCACCACCATGAAGATCAAGCTCTCCATGGCGTTAATTGGTATCTCCTCTATTCATCTGCTACAAACCTTTATTAATGCCGAAAAGATGGCCTATGAAACTATCATGTGGCAAGTGGTTATTCATATCACCTTCTTGTTATCGGCCATCGCCATTGCCTATACTGATCACATTATGACACGCACCATGATTGAATCCGGTAATGCCACACACTAA
- a CDS encoding TlpA family protein disulfide reductase: MKRHFLLLLCLMIASLSVYARGYIKKIDPPQTPPGFTLMDLDGEPHQLSDYLGSTVIVSFWASWCPPCRKEMPSMERAWQRLKGQGVQFLAVNVGENEETVFLFTADYDISFPLLLDLDGKITEQWPVQGLPTTFVLNPAGKIVYQAVGGREWDEPELLKLIRSLKP; encoded by the coding sequence ATGAAACGACATTTCTTATTATTGCTGTGTCTGATGATAGCCTCTTTATCCGTCTATGCCCGAGGCTATATTAAGAAGATTGATCCACCACAAACACCCCCTGGTTTCACCTTAATGGATCTTGATGGTGAGCCACACCAGCTCTCGGACTACCTCGGCAGTACGGTTATTGTCAGCTTCTGGGCGAGCTGGTGTCCCCCTTGTCGCAAAGAGATGCCTTCAATGGAACGGGCATGGCAACGACTCAAGGGTCAGGGGGTTCAATTCCTTGCCGTGAATGTGGGCGAGAATGAAGAAACCGTCTTTTTATTTACCGCCGACTACGACATCAGCTTTCCATTATTACTCGATCTTGATGGCAAAATTACTGAACAATGGCCAGTGCAAGGACTACCGACCACCTTTGTGCTTAATCCCGCAGGCAAGATTGTCTACCAGGCAGTGGGTGGACGCGAGTGGGATGAGCCTGAATTACTAAAACTGATTAGATCCTTAAAACCTTAA
- a CDS encoding AhpC/TSA family protein, with protein sequence MTFNKNYADASAALMNDFMGGLPDEVKQIVGASMERLLSSDVGSQAPGKGEQAPEFTLQDIRGGSVSLSQLLAKGPVVLSFYRGSWCPFCNLEFQFLREALSDIKNLGAGLVFISPEQAQVTVDHLTDMDPAITVLADPANRVATEYGLVFSLDEAMRPLYADWGINVPAANGDDSYTLPIPASYVIATDGSIKAAYVEKNYTLRMEPEEILDTLRSMI encoded by the coding sequence ATGACCTTTAACAAAAACTATGCGGATGCAAGTGCCGCCTTGATGAATGATTTTATGGGTGGGTTGCCGGATGAAGTCAAGCAGATCGTCGGTGCAAGTATGGAGCGTTTGCTGTCATCGGATGTGGGTAGTCAGGCACCGGGTAAGGGTGAACAGGCACCTGAATTCACCTTGCAAGATATACGTGGTGGCAGCGTAAGTTTGTCACAGCTATTGGCAAAAGGGCCGGTGGTGCTGAGTTTTTATCGAGGCAGTTGGTGTCCCTTTTGCAATCTTGAATTCCAGTTTTTGCGTGAGGCCTTGAGCGATATTAAAAATCTGGGTGCCGGTCTGGTGTTTATCTCACCGGAACAGGCTCAGGTTACAGTCGATCATCTGACGGACATGGATCCTGCCATTACGGTATTAGCCGATCCAGCTAATCGGGTGGCAACAGAGTATGGCTTGGTATTTAGCCTGGATGAGGCGATGCGTCCTCTGTATGCTGATTGGGGTATTAATGTGCCTGCGGCTAATGGTGATGATTCCTATACCCTGCCGATACCTGCCAGCTATGTGATTGCAACGGATGGTAGTATCAAAGCCGCGTATGTTGAAAAGAATTACACCCTGCGGATGGAGCCGGAAGAGATTCTTGATACATTGCGTTCTATGATTTAA
- a CDS encoding GAF domain-containing protein, producing MTQAQDNLAQDNFFNKIEKLNAIGIALSSEKDLKKLMENILVAAKSITNADGGTLYSMTEDKTLKFEIIHTDSLQFSMGGTSDNPIPFADLETHNEENRPNNHLIACCCANNNTIINITDAYDEEDFDFSGTRAFDKKTGYRSKSFLTIPMQNHHQEIIGVLQLINKLDNDGNIINFNKEDQKLAESLTSQAAIALTNNKLIEELKMLFESFIQLIATAIDEKSPYTGKHCRRVPILTMMLAEEADQSDKDYLKDFQLCKKEHYALEIAAWLHDCGKIVTPEYVVDKAQKLETIFDRIELVDARFDNLRQINENKHLKKQIEHLEGKITEDQYQSFKLEQQQQCQQLDSDQAFVRACNTGGEFMSADDQARIQAIGQYTLTDDSNLLTENEIKNLNITKGTLNNQEREIINNHMAMTIKMLEALPFPAHLQNVPEYAGGHHEQMNGKGYPKGLHREQMSIPARVMAIADIFEALTAKDRPYKDGKPLSVALTILGKMKQEGHIDPDLFDLFIENKVYLRYAEEHVDPSQIDISEPSEIPGYPFNMPDQA from the coding sequence ATGACTCAAGCTCAAGATAATTTAGCTCAAGATAATTTTTTCAACAAAATTGAAAAGCTTAATGCGATTGGTATTGCCCTCTCTTCTGAAAAAGACCTGAAGAAACTAATGGAAAATATCTTGGTCGCCGCCAAGAGCATTACCAATGCAGATGGTGGCACCCTGTATTCAATGACCGAGGATAAAACCCTGAAGTTTGAGATCATCCATACCGATTCCCTGCAATTCAGTATGGGTGGAACCAGCGACAATCCCATTCCTTTTGCCGATCTTGAGACCCATAACGAGGAAAATCGGCCCAATAACCACCTTATTGCCTGTTGCTGTGCAAACAACAATACAATAATCAATATTACCGATGCCTATGATGAAGAGGACTTTGACTTCTCCGGTACGCGTGCCTTCGACAAAAAAACAGGTTATCGCTCCAAGTCATTTCTCACCATCCCGATGCAGAATCACCATCAGGAAATCATCGGGGTACTACAGCTCATAAACAAGCTGGATAACGATGGCAATATCATCAACTTTAATAAAGAGGATCAAAAATTAGCAGAGTCATTGACCTCTCAGGCCGCTATTGCCCTAACCAATAACAAGCTCATTGAAGAGCTCAAGATGCTGTTCGAGTCCTTTATCCAGTTAATTGCTACCGCCATTGATGAAAAATCCCCCTATACCGGGAAGCATTGCCGCCGTGTGCCTATCCTTACCATGATGTTAGCCGAAGAGGCTGATCAATCTGACAAGGACTACCTCAAAGACTTTCAACTATGCAAAAAAGAGCACTATGCCCTTGAGATTGCCGCCTGGCTGCATGACTGTGGCAAGATTGTAACCCCGGAGTATGTGGTTGATAAGGCTCAAAAACTGGAGACCATCTTTGATCGCATAGAGCTAGTCGATGCACGCTTTGATAATCTACGACAAATCAACGAAAACAAGCACTTAAAGAAGCAAATAGAGCATCTTGAAGGCAAAATCACGGAAGATCAATACCAATCATTCAAGCTTGAGCAGCAACAGCAATGTCAACAACTGGATTCAGACCAGGCCTTTGTCAGGGCATGCAATACAGGTGGGGAATTCATGTCAGCAGATGATCAGGCAAGGATTCAAGCCATTGGTCAATACACACTAACGGATGACTCTAATTTGCTGACCGAGAACGAGATTAAAAACCTTAATATCACCAAGGGCACCTTAAATAATCAGGAACGCGAGATCATCAATAATCACATGGCAATGACCATCAAGATGCTAGAAGCACTGCCTTTTCCGGCGCACCTGCAGAATGTCCCCGAATATGCTGGCGGGCATCACGAACAAATGAATGGTAAAGGTTATCCCAAAGGACTGCACCGGGAACAGATGTCGATACCCGCCCGAGTCATGGCTATTGCCGACATCTTTGAGGCTCTAACCGCTAAAGATCGCCCCTATAAAGATGGCAAACCACTGTCCGTGGCCTTAACAATTTTAGGGAAAATGAAGCAGGAAGGGCATATCGACCCTGATTTATTCGATTTATTCATCGAAAACAAAGTCTATCTACGTTATGCCGAAGAGCATGTCGACCCATCACAGATTGATATCAGCGAACCATCCGAGATTCCCGGGTACCCCTTCAACATGCCTGATCAGGCATGA